The proteins below come from a single Mauremys reevesii isolate NIE-2019 linkage group 6, ASM1616193v1, whole genome shotgun sequence genomic window:
- the LINGO2 gene encoding leucine-rich repeat and immunoglobulin-like domain-containing nogo receptor-interacting protein 2: MLHTATSFWQPFLGLAVLLVFMGSTIGCPARCECSAQNKSVSCHRRRLISIPEGIPIETKILDLSKNRLKSVNPEEFISYPLLEEIDLSDNIVANVEPGAFNNLFNLRSLRLKGNRLKLVPLGVFTGLSNLTKLDISENKIVILLDYMFQDLHNLKSLEVGDNDLVYISHRAFSGLLSLEQLTLEKCNLTAVPTEALSHLHNLISLHLRHLNINLLPVNAFKRLFRLKDLEINYWPLLDMMPANSLYGLNLTSLSVTNTNLSAIPYSALKHLVYLTHLNLSFNPISTIEAGMFADLVRLQELHMVGAQLRTIEPHAFQGVRFLRVLNVSQNLLETLEESVFHSPKTLEILCINNNPLACDCRLLWLLQRQPTLQFGSQQPMCAGPDSVREKLFQDFHSTALSFYFTCKKPKIRDKKLQYLVVEEGQTVQLMCNADGDPQPTISWVTPRRRLITTKSNGRATVLGDGMLEIRFAQDQDTGIYVCIASNAAGNDTYSASLTVKGFTSDRFLYANRTPMYMTDSNDTSSNGTNVNTFSLDLKTILVSTAMGCFTFLGVVLFCFLLLFVWSRGKGKHKTSIDLEYVPRKNNGAVVEGEVAGPRRFNMKMI; the protein is encoded by the coding sequence ATGCTTCACACGGCCACATCATTCTGGCAGCCATTCCTAGGTCTGGCTGTGCTGCTCGTTTTCATGGGGTCTACCATAGGCTGCCCAGCCCGCTGTGAGTGCTCTGCCCAGAACAAGTCTGTTAGCTGTCACAGGAGGCGCCTGATCTCCATCCCTGAGGGTATCCCTATCGAAACCAAAATCCTGGATCTAAGCAAGAACCGGCTGAAGAGTGTCAACCCTGAGGAATTCATATCCTACCCGCTGCTCGAGGAGATAGACCTCAGCGACAATATTGTTGCCAATGTAGAGCCTGGAGCCTTTAACAATCTTTTCAACTTGCGCTCTCTGAGACTGAAAGGAAACCGTCTGAAGCTAGTCCCGCTAGGGGTATTCACAGGGTTGTCAAACTTAACAAAGCTTGATATAAGTGAAAACAAGATTGTCATTTTGCTGGACTACATGTTTCAGGATCTGCATAACCTGAAGTCCCTTGAGGTTGGGGACAATGATTTGGTTTATATATCCCACAGGGCCTTCAGCGGACTGCTTAGCCTGGAGCAGCTCACCCTGGAGAAATGCAACCTAACAGCTGTACCAACAGAAGCCCTTTCCCACCTTCACAACCTCATCAGTCTGCATCTGAGACATCTCAACATTAACCTTTTGCCTGTGAATGCCTTTAAGAGATTGTTTCGCCTAAAAGACCTGGAGATCAACTATTGGCCTTTGCTGGACATGATGCCTGCCAATAGCCTGTATGGTCTCAACCTCACTTCTCTCTCAGTCACCAACACCAACCTGTCTGCAATACCTTATTCTGCTCTTAAACACCTGGTGTACCTGACACACCTAAACCTCTCCTTCAACCCCATAAGCACCATTGAGGCAGGCATGTTTGCAGACTTGGTGCGTCTGCAGGAACTGCACATGGTGGGGGCCCAGTTACGTACCATTGAACCACATGCTTTCCAAGGGGTCCGGTTCTTGCGTGTACTTAATGTGTCCCAGAACCTGTTAGAAACGCTAGAAGAGAGTGTATTCCATTCCCCCAAAACTCTTGAGATCCTCTGCATTAACAACAACCCCCTGGCGTGTGATTGCCGTCTCCTTTGGCTATTACAAAGGCAGCCCACCTTACAGTTTGGTAGCCAGCAGCCCATGTGTGCCGGCCCAGACAGCGTCAGAGAGAAGCTGTTCCAAGACTTTCACAGCACCGCCCTTTCCTTTTACTTCACCTGCAAGAAGCCCAAGATACGGGACAAGAAACTGCAGTACCTGGTAGTGGAGGAAGGACAGACTGTGCAGCTGATGTGCAATGCCGACGGGGATCCTCAACCTACCATCTCCTGGGTGACGCCGCGAAGGAGGCTGATCACAACTAAATCGAATGGAAGAGCCACGGTGCTGGGAGATGGCATGCTGGAGATCCGATTTGCTCAAGATCAAGACACTGGGATCTACGTTTGTATTGCAAGTAACGCCGCTGGGAATGACACATACTCAGCCTCCCTTACGGTAAAAGGATTCACTTCAGACCGTTTCCTTTACGCCAATAGGACCCCTATGTATATGACAGACTCCAATGACACCAGTTCCAATGGAACCAATGTGAACACCTTCTCGCTGGACCTTAAGACAATACTGGTGTCCACAGCCATGGGCTGTTTCACATTCCTTGgcgttgttttattttgtttcctaCTTCTTTTTGTGTGGAGCCGAGGGAAGGGCAAGCACAAAACCAGCATTGACCTTGAGTATGTCCCCCGCAAAAACAATGGTGCTGTTGTTGAAGGAGAGGTTGCTGGACCACGGAGGTTCAATATGAAAATGATTTGA